A single region of the Biomaibacter acetigenes genome encodes:
- a CDS encoding DeoR/GlpR family DNA-binding transcription regulator, whose protein sequence is MNNRQMEIMNIISKESKINVNELARKFNVSQVTIRQDLRALDKQGMLKRVHGGAVAITDDRISNRMCLNYRVKKRIAREASKMVQDGETVMIESGSTAAILARELANKKEVTIVTNSLFIANHVKELNNINVILLGGILQKAAEVTVGPLIRSSLDNIYVDKFFIGVDGFTEETGFTSIDMMRAETVRCMAKRAKNVVVITDSTKFGVRGVTHLLDTEAVSTVITDSGIGKDYEEFLIEKNVKLIKV, encoded by the coding sequence ATGAACAACCGACAAATGGAAATAATGAATATTATTTCGAAAGAATCTAAAATTAATGTGAATGAACTTGCCAGGAAGTTTAATGTCTCCCAGGTTACCATACGGCAGGACTTACGGGCTCTTGATAAACAGGGGATGTTAAAAAGGGTCCACGGCGGCGCAGTAGCCATAACCGATGACCGCATATCCAACCGCATGTGCTTGAATTACAGGGTGAAGAAAAGGATCGCCCGAGAGGCTTCGAAAATGGTGCAGGATGGAGAAACCGTAATGATCGAATCGGGTTCCACAGCCGCCATTCTTGCCAGAGAACTGGCGAATAAAAAAGAGGTAACTATAGTTACAAACTCCCTTTTTATAGCAAACCATGTAAAAGAATTAAACAACATTAATGTAATCCTGCTGGGAGGAATATTGCAGAAAGCCGCTGAAGTCACAGTAGGCCCATTGATCAGGAGTTCCCTGGATAATATTTATGTTGATAAGTTTTTTATCGGGGTGGATGGGTTTACCGAAGAAACTGGTTTCACTTCGATAGATATGATGAGGGCTGAAACTGTTCGATGTATGGCGAAAAGAGCAAAAAATGTGGTAGTGATAACAGATTCAACAAAGTTTGGAGTCAGAGGAGTTACGCATCTTTTGGACACTGAAGCCGTAAGCACTGTTATAACGGATTCGGGCATTGGCAAGGATTATGAGGAATTTCTCATAGAAAAGAATGTAAAATTAATAAAAGTATAA